One stretch of Brevibacillus laterosporus DNA includes these proteins:
- a CDS encoding methyl-accepting chemotaxis protein: MNFRFQFKSIKAQLLFIIGGLLITTCIGLTLLAYFTAQKQIEHTAELMLSPLAQQTANYYEDKLINEVTFIEGVASRKEIENYQANPAEAQASVDKLIKKRGGSTWGIADLSGNIVLGPQSNTNISQREYFNKARVGHSNTSDVIVSMDDNSLIIIFATPIYLGEKINSVLYMEYKVNKLLELISDLTFSQTGRAYVLNNQGTVVAHENMDLVFAQDNVQKSVETNPALQGLAELEEKMISGVNGTGSYEYNGVNKYVGYAPIPLTGGGLGIYIEQDDLLNGTVLMRNYLLAISSVFLLLGGIAVYYYSYSLSRSIQSFKNIFSFMAKGELYTAVDPNLLNRRDEIGDMSHMLQDMKHSFSNLISVIQKQSNEIDRSSHNLRNISQEMSTATETVSTSIQEVASGVSSQTEELIEISEILTSYGESLDDMVLSIEDVDHNGKNIHARASDSNQNMNQLITSVDQVNQVFQEFIGRIVAANENLNGVHHITSAINEIAEQTNLLALNAAIEAARAGESGRGFAVVADEVRKLAEQSRQSAQMIADMITSVSSDSDQMLENAKSMSQAMSGQKTEMDLAMSSFREIIQEIETINPKLEQISLSAQQMQKQKEDILEKVETSSSISEEVAASSEEIAATSEQASASAQEVHATASLLATMTKQMQEEVERFKV; encoded by the coding sequence TTGAATTTTAGGTTTCAGTTTAAATCGATTAAAGCGCAACTGCTTTTCATTATTGGGGGGTTGCTCATTACCACATGTATTGGTCTTACGTTGCTAGCTTATTTTACAGCTCAAAAACAAATAGAACATACAGCTGAATTGATGCTTTCTCCTCTCGCTCAACAAACCGCCAATTACTATGAGGATAAGCTAATAAATGAGGTTACGTTCATCGAGGGGGTAGCATCTCGGAAAGAGATTGAAAACTATCAAGCAAACCCAGCAGAAGCCCAAGCTAGTGTTGACAAGCTTATAAAAAAACGGGGAGGAAGTACATGGGGAATTGCTGATCTCTCAGGAAATATTGTCTTGGGGCCTCAATCTAATACTAATATCTCACAGCGAGAATATTTTAATAAAGCGCGTGTTGGTCATTCCAATACGTCAGATGTGATTGTTTCCATGGACGATAATTCATTAATCATTATTTTCGCGACCCCTATTTACTTGGGAGAGAAAATAAATAGCGTGTTGTACATGGAGTATAAAGTTAATAAATTATTGGAATTAATTTCTGATCTTACTTTTAGCCAAACGGGACGAGCCTACGTTCTTAATAATCAAGGAACAGTAGTAGCCCATGAAAATATGGATTTAGTCTTTGCCCAAGATAATGTACAAAAATCAGTCGAAACCAATCCAGCCTTACAAGGATTAGCTGAGTTGGAAGAAAAGATGATCAGTGGGGTCAATGGTACGGGGTCGTATGAATATAACGGTGTGAATAAATATGTAGGTTATGCCCCTATTCCACTTACTGGAGGCGGACTTGGGATTTATATTGAACAGGATGACTTATTGAATGGAACCGTTCTAATGCGAAACTATTTACTGGCGATTTCTTCTGTCTTCCTATTACTTGGAGGCATTGCTGTTTACTACTATTCTTACTCTCTTTCGCGTTCTATTCAAAGCTTTAAAAATATCTTTTCGTTCATGGCTAAAGGAGAGTTATATACAGCCGTTGATCCGAATCTATTAAATCGTCGTGATGAAATTGGGGATATGTCACACATGTTACAAGACATGAAACATTCCTTTAGCAATTTAATTAGCGTTATTCAAAAGCAATCCAATGAAATTGATCGTTCTTCCCATAATTTACGTAACATATCTCAAGAGATGAGTACCGCTACTGAAACCGTTTCTACTTCTATTCAAGAGGTAGCCTCTGGAGTTTCTTCTCAGACTGAAGAACTAATCGAAATTAGTGAAATTCTTACTTCGTATGGTGAAAGTTTGGATGACATGGTATTATCCATCGAGGATGTCGATCATAACGGGAAAAACATTCATGCAAGAGCAAGCGACAGTAACCAAAATATGAATCAGCTCATTACATCGGTGGATCAAGTAAATCAAGTGTTCCAAGAGTTCATTGGTAGAATCGTTGCAGCAAACGAAAATTTAAATGGTGTTCATCATATCACGTCCGCTATTAATGAGATTGCAGAACAAACCAATTTATTGGCTTTGAATGCTGCCATAGAAGCTGCACGTGCCGGTGAGTCAGGAAGAGGTTTCGCGGTGGTGGCAGATGAGGTACGCAAATTAGCAGAACAATCTCGTCAATCTGCCCAAATGATCGCAGATATGATTACCTCTGTCTCTTCTGATTCCGATCAGATGCTAGAAAATGCAAAATCTATGAGTCAAGCTATGTCTGGACAAAAAACGGAAATGGATTTAGCGATGAGCTCCTTCCGGGAAATTATTCAGGAAATTGAAACTATCAATCCAAAGCTGGAGCAAATTAGTCTCTCCGCCCAGCAAATGCAAAAGCAAAAAGAAGATATTTTAGAAAAGGTGGAAACAAGCTCCAGCATCTCAGAGGAAGTAGCTGCTTCCTCGGAAGAAATCGCTGCAACTTCTGAGCAAGCATCTGCATCAGCTCAGGAGGTCCACGCAACGGCAAGTTTACTTGCTACCATGACAAAGCAAATGCAGGAAGAAGTAGAGCGTTTTAAAGTGTAA
- a CDS encoding DUF3307 domain-containing protein — MRGFISRSHGFKNNSCTTWTKNSLDLTHYLIDIIQVFCSRREGVFMLDQTKILFVLIFIKFKIKTVTVCLWILLLICTIKV; from the coding sequence ATGAGGGGTTTTATATCCCGTTCCCATGGTTTCAAAAATAATAGCTGTACCACCTGGACGAAGAACTCGCTTGATCTCACTCATTACTTGATAGATATTATTCAGGTTTTCTGCTCAAGAAGAGAAGGGGTCTTTATGCTAGATCAGACAAAGATTTTGTTTGTGTTAATATTTATAAAATTTAAAATAAAAACTGTAACAGTTTGTCTATGGATTTTGTTACTCATTTGTACGATTAAAGTATAG